A genomic window from Candidatus Anoxymicrobium japonicum includes:
- the gcvH gene encoding glycine cleavage system protein H: MENYPEDVKYHKEHMWVRSNGTIGITFFAQDQLGEIVFIEVPEPGAAVEAGKTFGEIESRKSVSDLCAPVTGTIKEVNSEVQDAPEIINEDPYGKAWIAVIDINDISEIDSLLTAAEYKELVSGEESP, from the coding sequence ATGGAGAACTACCCGGAGGATGTTAAGTATCACAAAGAGCATATGTGGGTGCGCTCGAATGGGACGATCGGGATAACTTTCTTCGCCCAGGATCAGCTCGGCGAGATCGTATTCATCGAGGTTCCTGAGCCTGGCGCTGCTGTTGAGGCTGGAAAGACGTTTGGCGAGATTGAATCACGCAAGTCGGTCTCCGATCTGTGCGCGCCTGTCACCGGAACCATCAAAGAAGTCAACTCGGAGGTGCAGGACGCGCCCGAGATCATCAACGAGGATCCATACGGCAAAGCCTGGATTGCGGTCATCGACATCAACGACATCTCTGAAATCGACAGCCTTCTTACCGCGGCCGAGTACAAAGAACTCGTTTCCGGCGAGGAAAGCCCCTAG